The following are encoded together in the Candidatus Omnitrophota bacterium genome:
- the uvrB gene encoding excinuclease ABC subunit UvrB: MEKFILKSKFKPCGDQPQAIKELVNGFNNGEKKQTLLGVTGSGKTFTLANVIAQLNLPTLVISHNKTLAAQLYSEFKDFFPENAVEYFVSYYDYYQPEAYIPSTDTYIEKDASINDRLDRLRLSTTTSLMSRKDVLVIASVSCIYNLGDPLDYKDLLVFVEKGMQLSREDLILRFIHMQYERNDYEFIRGKLRVRGDCLEIFPSYQEKAIRIEFFQDKIENISLINPVSGQVISNLKKTAIYPAKHFIVSQDRIDSAIKSIEDELTVRLEFLRKNNKLLEAERLESRTKYDMDMLKEVGYCHGIENYSRHLSQRPEGSRPYSLIDYFQGDFLVVIDESHATIPQIRGMYEGDRARKEILVDYGFRLPSCLDNRPLKFDEFQGLIDNFIFVSATPGDFEIKQCNNKVVQQLIRPTGLVDPEIEIRPQDGQIEDLIKEVKSRAAKNERSLVTTLTKRMAEDLATHLQENGIKVKYLHSEIHTIERSRLLRSLRLKEFDCLVGINLLREGLDLPEVSLVAILDADKEGFLRSETSLIQVSGRAARNVNGRVIMYADNLTGSMRRAISESNRRRVIQLEYNVRRGIKPRSIQKAIRDGIEDLQEAEQLVEELTGLEKDKYELNKYISELEYEMELAARNLHFEEAAKIRDEIKELKKLR, from the coding sequence ATGGAAAAATTCATCCTAAAATCAAAATTTAAACCCTGCGGAGACCAGCCGCAAGCTATAAAAGAACTTGTCAACGGGTTTAATAACGGAGAAAAAAAACAGACGCTTCTTGGCGTCACCGGCTCCGGCAAGACATTTACCCTTGCCAATGTCATTGCCCAGCTAAATTTACCCACCTTAGTAATTTCTCATAATAAGACTTTAGCCGCCCAGCTTTATTCTGAATTCAAGGATTTCTTTCCTGAGAATGCTGTAGAGTATTTTGTAAGTTATTATGATTACTATCAGCCTGAAGCATATATTCCGTCTACAGATACTTACATTGAGAAGGACGCTTCAATAAATGACAGGCTTGATCGTTTAAGGCTTTCCACAACAACATCACTTATGAGCAGGAAAGATGTTTTAGTTATAGCTTCGGTATCGTGCATATATAACCTTGGCGACCCTTTGGATTATAAAGACTTGCTTGTTTTTGTGGAAAAAGGGATGCAGTTATCAAGAGAAGACTTGATATTAAGGTTTATTCATATGCAGTACGAAAGGAATGATTATGAGTTTATCAGGGGTAAGCTGCGTGTGCGCGGTGATTGCCTTGAGATATTCCCTTCATATCAAGAAAAAGCAATAAGGATAGAGTTCTTCCAGGATAAGATAGAAAATATTTCGTTAATAAATCCGGTCAGCGGACAGGTAATCAGTAACCTGAAGAAAACCGCTATTTATCCGGCAAAGCATTTTATTGTTTCTCAGGACCGGATAGATTCTGCCATTAAGTCAATAGAAGATGAATTAACCGTAAGACTTGAGTTTTTGCGCAAGAATAATAAGCTGCTGGAGGCAGAGCGCCTTGAATCCAGGACTAAGTATGATATGGATATGTTAAAAGAAGTGGGGTATTGCCATGGGATAGAAAATTATTCGAGGCATTTATCACAGAGGCCTGAAGGCTCACGGCCTTATTCATTGATTGATTATTTCCAGGGTGACTTTTTGGTAGTTATTGATGAGTCTCACGCTACTATCCCGCAAATCAGAGGGATGTATGAGGGCGACCGCGCGAGGAAAGAGATATTAGTGGATTACGGGTTCAGGCTTCCGTCTTGCCTTGATAACCGTCCGTTGAAATTTGACGAGTTCCAGGGTTTGATAGATAATTTTATTTTTGTTTCTGCTACCCCGGGAGATTTTGAGATAAAACAGTGTAATAACAAGGTTGTCCAGCAGTTAATCAGGCCTACCGGCTTGGTTGACCCTGAGATCGAAATAAGGCCGCAGGACGGCCAAATCGAGGACCTCATAAAAGAAGTTAAATCGCGCGCTGCAAAGAATGAAAGGTCTCTTGTTACTACTCTCACCAAGAGAATGGCCGAAGACCTAGCGACCCATTTGCAGGAAAACGGGATAAAGGTAAAATATCTGCATTCAGAAATACACACAATCGAACGTTCCAGGCTATTGAGAAGTTTAAGGCTTAAGGAATTTGATTGTTTGGTAGGCATTAACCTTTTGCGGGAAGGTCTTGATTTGCCTGAGGTATCTCTTGTGGCCATACTTGATGCTGATAAGGAAGGGTTTCTGCGTTCTGAAACTTCGCTTATACAGGTAAGCGGCAGGGCTGCAAGGAATGTAAACGGCAGGGTCATTATGTACGCAGATAATCTTACCGGTTCGATGAGAAGGGCGATATCCGAGAGTAACCGTAGAAGGGTAATCCAATTGGAATATAATGTAAGGAGAGGCATAAAACCACGCTCAATACAAAAAGCGATAAGGGATGGGATTGAAGATCTCCAGGAAGCAGAACAGCTGGTTGAGGAGCTTACCGGGCTTGAAAAAGATAAGTATGAATTGAATAAATATATTTCAGAGTTAGAATATGAGATGGAGCTGGCAGCAAGGAACCTTCATTTTGAAGAAGCAGCTAAAATCAGGGATGAAATCAAGGAACTGAAGAAACTTAGGTAA
- a CDS encoding GuaB3 family IMP dehydrogenase-related protein, protein MAEWIGIGRRARRCYGFDEVALVPGDRTINPTDVDTTFEIGGKKFKIPILAAAMDGVVDAKFAVEMSKLGGIAVLNLDGVQSRYDNADEVLKKIAAASSEEATQLIQSIYNTPIKEKLISRIIKQIKNKNGTAAVSCIPAHAEKFGKIAVSSGADLLFIQSTVTSTKHLSKEYKSLNLAKFCKTFKIPVIIGNCVTYEMTLALMETGASGLLIGVGPGAACTTRGVLGIGVPQVTATVDAAAARDFYLKSTGRYVPIITDGGMNRGGDVCKAFAAGADAVMIGSSFARAIEAPGRGYHWGMATSNVNLPRGTRIYVGTTGKLKEILFGPAKVDDGSQNLIGALKTSMGSLGASNIKEMHNVEIIIAPSIQTEGKIFQASQRVGMGK, encoded by the coding sequence ATGGCAGAATGGATAGGTATAGGCAGGCGGGCAAGAAGATGTTATGGTTTTGATGAGGTAGCACTCGTACCAGGTGACAGGACTATAAACCCTACTGATGTGGATACTACTTTTGAGATCGGAGGGAAAAAATTCAAAATACCTATACTTGCAGCAGCCATGGATGGGGTAGTTGATGCTAAGTTTGCCGTAGAAATGTCTAAACTAGGCGGTATTGCAGTATTAAATTTGGATGGTGTTCAGAGCAGGTATGATAATGCCGATGAAGTCTTAAAAAAGATAGCCGCTGCTTCTTCGGAAGAAGCAACACAGTTAATACAGTCTATTTATAATACGCCGATTAAAGAAAAGCTGATCTCTAGGATTATCAAGCAGATAAAGAATAAAAATGGCACTGCTGCCGTAAGCTGCATACCCGCCCATGCAGAGAAATTCGGTAAAATTGCGGTCTCATCCGGAGCTGACCTTTTATTCATACAGTCTACCGTAACCAGCACGAAACATTTGTCTAAAGAATATAAAAGCCTTAATCTGGCTAAGTTCTGTAAAACATTTAAGATACCAGTAATAATCGGTAATTGCGTGACTTACGAAATGACTTTGGCCCTTATGGAAACCGGCGCATCTGGCTTGTTGATAGGAGTTGGCCCGGGTGCGGCATGTACTACAAGGGGAGTATTGGGTATAGGCGTACCTCAGGTTACAGCTACTGTTGATGCAGCTGCTGCAAGAGATTTTTACTTGAAGAGTACAGGCAGGTATGTCCCGATTATAACCGATGGAGGCATGAATAGAGGCGGGGATGTTTGTAAAGCCTTTGCTGCCGGAGCTGATGCCGTTATGATCGGCTCGAGCTTTGCCAGGGCGATTGAAGCACCCGGCAGGGGATATCATTGGGGAATGGCGACTTCAAATGTCAATCTTCCCAGAGGCACGCGTATTTATGTAGGCACAACCGGTAAATTAAAAGAAATTTTATTTGGCCCGGCAAAAGTTGATGATGGTTCACAGAATTTAATCGGGGCATTAAAGACCTCCATGGGGTCTTTGGGCGCGTCAAATATTAAAGAGATGCATAATGTTGAAATTATAATAGCGCCTTCGATACAGACGGAAGGCAAGATATTTCAAGCCAGCCAAAGAGTGGGGATGGGCAAATGA
- a CDS encoding type III pantothenate kinase, with the protein MERNRLRYSNNKTRIFIAVDVGNTNINFGIFKRNALVREFIIPTCAYSLAKLRKHFGQGSYPGSAFVCSVVPDINKRLKRDLTVLGFKAYIIGKDIKVPIRNNYRYPSQVGQDRLVNAYASLKIYGKPLIIIDFGTAITFDIVSGKGVYLGGMILPGFSISLDALCEKTALLPKVKLGLPPEFIGRDTRNSILSGLVYGFAGLTDGFCRKIRFKLGKRTKVIATGGSLPLIRKFVKQINFFDKNLILKGLYMLYESKAQKKDSC; encoded by the coding sequence ATGGAAAGAAATAGATTAAGATATTCTAATAATAAAACTCGGATTTTCATTGCCGTTGATGTTGGAAATACCAATATCAATTTTGGTATTTTTAAGAGGAATGCTCTTGTCAGGGAGTTTATCATACCGACTTGCGCGTATTCTTTGGCTAAGCTTAGAAAGCATTTTGGACAGGGATCATATCCTGGTAGCGCTTTTGTTTGTAGCGTTGTCCCAGATATTAATAAGCGTTTAAAAAGAGATTTAACAGTTTTAGGATTTAAGGCATATATTATAGGTAAGGATATCAAAGTACCTATAAGGAATAATTATCGTTATCCTTCCCAGGTTGGGCAGGATAGGCTTGTTAATGCCTACGCCTCGCTAAAAATATACGGCAAGCCGTTAATAATCATAGATTTTGGAACGGCAATTACGTTTGATATTGTTTCTGGTAAAGGCGTTTATTTGGGCGGGATGATCTTGCCTGGTTTTTCGATCTCGCTGGATGCCTTATGTGAAAAGACAGCTCTTCTTCCGAAGGTAAAATTAGGCCTGCCTCCGGAATTTATTGGCCGTGATACCAGAAACAGTATTCTAAGCGGCCTGGTTTATGGATTTGCAGGTCTTACTGATGGGTTTTGCAGAAAAATAAGATTTAAACTGGGTAAGCGTACAAAAGTGATCGCAACCGGAGGCAGCCTGCCTTTAATCAGGAAATTTGTTAAGCAGATAAATTTCTTTGATAAAAATCTTATCTTGAAGGGCCTTTATATGCTTTATGAGAGCAAGGCTCAAAAGAAGGATTCATGTTGA
- a CDS encoding co-chaperone GroES — protein sequence MNIQPLGDRVVVKPLEAESKTKGGILLPDTAKEKPQEGKIVAVGKGKVLDSGSIQPLEVKVGDKILYGKYSGNEITTSEGDELLIMREEDILAIIK from the coding sequence ATGAACATCCAGCCATTAGGTGACCGCGTAGTTGTTAAGCCGCTTGAGGCCGAATCGAAAACTAAAGGTGGGATACTTCTTCCGGACACAGCTAAAGAAAAACCGCAAGAAGGCAAAATCGTTGCTGTTGGCAAGGGCAAAGTCTTAGATAGCGGCAGTATACAGCCGTTGGAAGTAAAAGTAGGGGATAAAATATTATACGGGAAATATTCTGGTAATGAAATCACTACCAGCGAAGGCGATGAGCTTTTGATAATGAGGGAAGAGGATATTTTAGCTATTATAAAGTAA
- a CDS encoding DNA polymerase III subunit alpha, which translates to MPRSEFIHLHLHTQYSLLDGACRISDLLGLAKQYKMDSLTITDHGNMFGAVDFYMEAQRAGIKPIIGCETYVAPGSRKDKGSSGIDEASYHLIMLAKDEIGYHNLMKLVSVGYLEGFYYRPRIDKEILSQHSKGLICLTACLKGEIPQLIQQRRFNDALKAADEYSHILGKDNFYLELQANSIPEQKTVNEGLIKIAKELNLPLVATNDVHYLTKNHARSHEALLCIQTQSTLDDPNRMKFQTNEFYFRSPQEMIEVFKDVPEAIQNTLEIASRCNLELDFSKIHLPRYETPGNEDKEEFLRNLCADGLKRRFNRLTPEINERLEHELKIIKDAGFISYFLIVWDFINYAKKNNIPTGPGRGSAAGSLISYLLGITDINPLKYGLLFERFLNPERKGLPDIDIDFCYERRQEVIEYVTKKYGQENVAQIITFGTMQARAVVRDVGRVMGISYADVDRIAKMIPPDPGISLKQALDSEAELKNMYDNDPQIKELMTIALQLEGLNRHASVHAAGVVIADKPLDNYMPLFKTQEDQITSGYSMSILEKVGLLKVDFLGLRTLTVIQHTVDLIKRVKHIDVHIDDIPLDDKKTFHLLSSAQTEGVFQVESSGMRDLLRKLQPERFEDLIALLALYRPGPIGSGMLDDFIQRKHNRVEIKYPHKKLEPILKETYGIMVYQEQIMQTASVLAGFTLTQADLLRRAMSKKIPEIMEQQRKIFISGCLNNGISESIASKIFDLIEYFSGYGFNKSHSAAYAMISYRTAYLKANYPVEFMTALLTSERDNTDKIVEYINECARMNLKVLPPDINESDALFSVVDDKTIRFGLLAVKNVGLGAIESIINARADSRFKSLHDLCQRIDLRLSNRKVLESLIKCGAMDEFETPRAQMVANLDRLIEFSSKMQKEKLTGQLSFFDVKLTKDIFDNNMINLPQVHEWPEPQLLSFEKEMLGFYVSGHPLARYAGQLKHFVSSSTSTLATHEDGQDVKIVGLIAKVKQTLTRAKQEKMAIVKLEDLEGVVELLIFPQAYQKISRFILPNTVVLVKGRLNLKEDMPKIVVNDMLSFEQIYKSITAVNINLTGMKDTLFESLKELLTNSRGNIPIYLHIDTPSKSKVKLVVGEGFFVEPKEELIRGIEDLIGQDRLTLTI; encoded by the coding sequence ATGCCACGAAGCGAATTTATCCACCTACATCTGCATACCCAATACAGCCTTCTTGACGGCGCATGCCGTATATCAGATCTACTGGGTTTGGCTAAGCAGTATAAAATGGATTCCCTTACAATAACCGACCACGGAAATATGTTCGGTGCAGTTGATTTCTACATGGAGGCCCAGAGGGCCGGCATCAAGCCGATAATCGGATGCGAAACTTATGTTGCCCCCGGCAGCCGCAAAGACAAGGGTTCCAGTGGTATCGATGAGGCTTCTTATCATTTAATCATGCTTGCCAAAGATGAAATCGGCTATCATAATCTTATGAAGCTGGTTTCAGTCGGTTACCTGGAAGGCTTTTATTACCGCCCCAGAATCGATAAAGAAATTTTATCACAACACTCCAAAGGCCTGATTTGTTTAACCGCTTGCCTTAAAGGCGAAATCCCCCAGTTGATCCAGCAAAGGCGCTTTAATGATGCGCTTAAAGCCGCAGATGAATATTCTCATATTTTAGGCAAAGATAATTTCTACCTTGAATTACAGGCCAATTCTATACCTGAGCAAAAGACCGTAAACGAGGGGCTGATTAAAATAGCAAAAGAGCTTAACCTTCCTTTAGTTGCGACAAATGACGTGCATTACCTTACGAAAAATCACGCCAGGAGCCATGAGGCATTGCTTTGTATTCAGACGCAATCCACCCTTGATGACCCTAACAGGATGAAGTTCCAGACAAACGAATTCTATTTCAGGTCCCCCCAGGAGATGATAGAGGTATTTAAGGATGTTCCGGAGGCGATCCAAAATACGCTGGAGATAGCTTCGCGTTGCAACCTTGAACTTGACTTTTCTAAGATACATCTGCCCAGGTATGAAACCCCCGGTAATGAGGATAAAGAAGAATTCTTGCGTAATCTTTGCGCTGATGGGTTAAAGAGAAGGTTCAACCGGCTAACCCCGGAAATCAATGAGCGCCTTGAGCATGAACTCAAAATAATAAAAGATGCAGGATTTATAAGTTATTTTCTTATAGTATGGGATTTCATTAACTATGCCAAAAAGAACAATATTCCCACTGGCCCTGGAAGGGGCAGCGCAGCAGGCAGCCTTATAAGCTATCTTCTCGGGATCACTGATATCAATCCGTTAAAATACGGGCTGCTATTTGAGAGGTTTCTTAATCCTGAGCGCAAAGGTCTACCCGATATTGATATTGATTTCTGCTATGAGAGAAGGCAGGAAGTCATAGAGTACGTGACTAAGAAGTATGGCCAGGAAAATGTCGCCCAGATCATAACATTTGGGACGATGCAGGCAAGGGCTGTGGTAAGGGATGTGGGAAGGGTAATGGGGATCAGTTATGCCGACGTAGACCGTATTGCAAAAATGATACCTCCGGACCCGGGGATCAGTTTAAAGCAGGCATTAGATTCGGAAGCAGAACTTAAGAATATGTATGACAACGACCCGCAGATAAAAGAATTGATGACTATAGCCCTGCAGCTTGAGGGCCTGAACCGCCATGCATCTGTCCATGCCGCCGGTGTTGTTATTGCCGATAAGCCTTTAGATAATTATATGCCTCTTTTTAAAACCCAGGAAGACCAGATAACCAGCGGTTATAGCATGAGTATTCTGGAAAAAGTTGGCCTGCTTAAGGTAGATTTCTTAGGGCTTCGTACCCTTACCGTAATTCAGCATACAGTTGATTTGATTAAGAGAGTAAAACATATAGATGTCCACATTGATGACATACCATTAGATGACAAAAAGACATTTCATTTATTATCCAGTGCCCAGACTGAAGGAGTCTTCCAGGTTGAAAGCTCGGGCATGAGGGATTTGCTTAGAAAGCTGCAACCTGAAAGGTTTGAAGATTTAATCGCCCTGCTGGCATTATACAGGCCTGGCCCGATAGGCTCTGGTATGCTCGATGATTTCATTCAGCGTAAACATAACAGGGTGGAAATAAAATATCCCCACAAGAAGTTAGAGCCTATATTAAAAGAAACATACGGGATTATGGTTTATCAGGAACAGATAATGCAGACCGCTTCTGTATTGGCCGGTTTTACTCTCACCCAGGCAGATTTATTACGCAGGGCAATGAGTAAGAAAATCCCCGAAATTATGGAACAGCAGCGTAAAATATTCATATCCGGATGCCTAAATAACGGAATAAGCGAGAGTATCGCAAGCAAGATATTTGACCTTATCGAATATTTCTCAGGTTATGGTTTTAATAAATCGCATAGCGCAGCATATGCTATGATCTCATACCGGACAGCCTATCTAAAAGCAAATTATCCCGTTGAATTTATGACTGCGCTATTGACATCTGAGCGTGACAATACGGATAAAATCGTAGAATATATTAATGAGTGCGCAAGGATGAACCTTAAGGTCCTTCCTCCGGATATTAATGAGAGCGATGCCCTATTTAGCGTAGTAGATGATAAAACGATACGCTTCGGGCTTTTAGCAGTTAAGAATGTCGGCCTGGGCGCGATAGAATCCATAATCAATGCCAGGGCTGATTCACGCTTTAAGAGCCTGCATGACCTTTGCCAGAGAATTGATCTAAGGCTGTCTAACAGGAAGGTTTTAGAAAGCCTCATAAAATGCGGTGCCATGGATGAATTTGAAACTCCGAGGGCGCAGATGGTCGCGAATTTAGATAGATTGATTGAGTTTTCTTCAAAGATGCAAAAAGAGAAACTTACCGGGCAGCTTTCTTTCTTTGATGTAAAACTGACCAAGGACATTTTTGATAACAACATGATAAACCTTCCGCAGGTGCATGAATGGCCTGAGCCGCAGTTATTGTCTTTTGAAAAAGAGATGCTTGGTTTTTATGTAAGCGGCCATCCTTTAGCCCGTTATGCCGGCCAACTCAAGCATTTTGTTTCTTCGTCTACGTCCACATTAGCTACCCATGAGGATGGCCAGGACGTTAAGATAGTCGGCCTTATCGCAAAGGTAAAGCAGACTCTTACCCGCGCAAAACAGGAGAAGATGGCAATAGTAAAACTCGAGGACTTAGAAGGGGTTGTGGAATTGCTGATATTCCCTCAGGCATACCAGAAAATATCCCGTTTTATCCTGCCTAATACCGTCGTTTTGGTGAAAGGAAGGCTTAATCTTAAAGAGGATATGCCAAAGATAGTTGTTAATGATATGCTGTCTTTTGAGCAAATATATAAATCAATTACAGCGGTAAATATTAACCTTACCGGCATGAAAGACACTCTTTTTGAAAGCTTGAAGGAGCTATTAACAAACTCAAGAGGCAATATTCCGATATATCTTCATATTGATACTCCGTCAAAATCAAAAGTCAAATTGGTCGTTGGCGAGGGCTTTTTTGTAGAGCCTAAGGAAGAGCTGATCAGGGGCATTGAAGATCTTATTGGCCAGGACCGCCTGACACTTACCATATAA
- the groL gene encoding chaperonin GroEL — translation MAKQLLFKDEGRRKILSGVEQLAAAVKVTLGPKGRNVVIDKKFGSPTITKDGVTVAKEIELEDPYENMGAQMVKEVAEKTSDVAGDGTTTATVLTEAIFREGLKNVTAGANPMALKRGIEKTVVKIVEELRKLSTPVKDKKEIAQVAYIAANCDKTIGDQIAEAMDKVGKDGVITVEEAKSTATTLEVVEGMQFDQGYLSPYFVTDTERMECLLEDPYILIHEKKIASLKDLLPLLEKIARSGKPLLIVAEEVEGEALATLVVNKIRGTFTACAVKAPGYGDRRKAMLEDIAILTNGKAITEDLGIKLENVDINDLGRAKRVKIDKENTTIVEGAGKTTGINARINQIRKQIEDTDSDYDKEKLQERLAKLAGGVAVINVGAATETEMKEKKARVEDALHATRAAVEEGIIPGGGVALIRTIPALEKLKLENDEKIGADIVRRALEEPLRQLSHNAGLEGSVVVQEVKKRKTNEGLDVSEGNYVDMIEAGIIDPTKVTRSALENAASIAALMLTTEALIVDKPEKEDKMPPMPPGGMGGGMGGMY, via the coding sequence ATGGCAAAACAATTGTTGTTCAAGGATGAGGGCCGCAGAAAGATACTCAGCGGTGTTGAGCAGCTAGCCGCAGCGGTAAAGGTTACCCTCGGGCCTAAGGGCCGTAATGTGGTAATCGATAAGAAGTTCGGTTCACCTACAATAACTAAAGACGGTGTAACCGTTGCTAAAGAAATAGAACTCGAAGATCCGTATGAAAATATGGGTGCTCAAATGGTCAAGGAAGTTGCCGAAAAAACTTCTGATGTTGCAGGCGATGGCACTACTACTGCAACTGTCCTGACCGAGGCCATTTTTAGAGAAGGCTTAAAGAATGTTACGGCCGGAGCTAATCCCATGGCTTTAAAAAGGGGCATTGAAAAAACGGTAGTAAAAATAGTAGAAGAATTAAGAAAACTTTCAACTCCTGTAAAAGACAAGAAAGAAATAGCCCAGGTTGCCTACATCGCCGCAAACTGTGACAAGACTATAGGCGACCAGATCGCCGAAGCGATGGATAAAGTCGGCAAAGACGGTGTAATTACAGTTGAAGAGGCAAAATCAACGGCAACTACGCTTGAAGTAGTTGAAGGTATGCAGTTTGACCAGGGATATCTTTCTCCCTATTTTGTCACAGATACAGAAAGAATGGAGTGCCTTTTAGAAGACCCATATATACTGATTCATGAAAAGAAAATAGCTTCTCTAAAAGACCTATTGCCTTTGTTGGAGAAGATAGCACGCAGCGGTAAACCTCTGTTAATAGTTGCTGAAGAGGTTGAAGGCGAGGCTTTAGCTACCTTAGTCGTCAACAAGATCAGAGGTACTTTTACGGCTTGTGCTGTTAAAGCTCCAGGCTATGGTGATAGAAGAAAAGCGATGCTTGAAGATATCGCTATATTGACCAATGGTAAGGCTATTACCGAAGACCTTGGTATCAAACTTGAGAATGTTGATATAAACGACCTCGGGCGCGCCAAGAGGGTAAAGATAGACAAAGAGAATACTACCATTGTTGAAGGCGCTGGTAAGACAACAGGAATAAACGCAAGGATTAACCAGATACGTAAGCAGATCGAAGATACTGATTCTGATTACGATAAGGAAAAACTGCAGGAGCGCCTTGCTAAATTGGCAGGTGGCGTTGCAGTCATCAATGTCGGTGCTGCCACAGAAACAGAAATGAAAGAGAAAAAAGCCAGGGTTGAGGATGCGCTTCATGCAACTCGCGCAGCAGTTGAGGAAGGTATTATCCCCGGCGGCGGCGTTGCGCTTATCAGGACAATCCCGGCTTTAGAAAAATTGAAGCTTGAAAACGATGAGAAGATAGGTGCCGATATAGTAAGGCGCGCGCTTGAAGAGCCTTTAAGACAGCTTTCTCATAATGCAGGCCTTGAAGGTTCTGTTGTAGTGCAGGAAGTGAAAAAGAGAAAGACAAATGAAGGCTTGGATGTGTCAGAAGGCAATTATGTAGACATGATTGAAGCAGGGATAATTGATCCTACAAAGGTTACCCGTTCTGCTTTAGAGAATGCCGCAAGCATTGCCGCTTTGATGCTGACAACCGAGGCTTTAATAGTAGATAAGCCTGAAAAGGAAGATAAGATGCCTCCTATGCCACCTGGTGGTATGGGTGGAGGTATGGGTGGTATGTATTGA
- a CDS encoding glutamine-hydrolyzing GMP synthase — MTRQTILILDFGSQYTQLIARRVRENKVYSKIVPYNISAKEIISMAPRGIILSGGPASVTSKKSPYPDKKIFKLKIPILGICYGMQVITEMNAGKVKQCRHREFGRAELFIDDNRDLFSQMPGNITCWASHGDLVKKLPSGFHAIAHTLNAPIAAISNKKTKIYGVQFHPEVTHTEKGSQIISNFLFRVCGCSGRWTMQSFIKESIENIKKTVGKDKVVLGLSGGVDSSVAALLIHRAIGKNLRCIFIDNGVLRKDEPQQIKSVFKEMFHLNLDYVDRSKRFLERLKGITDPEEKRKIIGNEFVKVFEEEALKVKGVKYLAQGTLYPDVIESVSAFGGPSSRIKTHHNVGGLPAHMKLKLLEPLRELFKDEVRQIGRNMNLPDVIINRQPFPGPGLAIRIIGEVTIERLNLLREVDRRVLDEVRKAGLYEQIWQSFAVLLPIKSVGVMGDERTYENVVALRCVTSSDGMTADWAKLPYELLGKISNRIINEVKGVNRVVYDISSKPPATIEWE, encoded by the coding sequence ATGACAAGACAGACGATACTTATACTTGATTTTGGGTCGCAGTATACACAGTTGATTGCAAGGCGGGTAAGGGAGAATAAGGTTTATTCCAAAATAGTCCCGTACAATATTTCAGCTAAAGAGATAATAAGCATGGCTCCCAGAGGGATAATTTTATCCGGAGGCCCGGCCTCTGTCACCAGTAAAAAGAGCCCGTATCCTGATAAAAAAATATTCAAGCTGAAGATCCCTATTCTGGGTATTTGTTACGGTATGCAGGTTATAACCGAAATGAACGCAGGCAAGGTTAAGCAATGCCGGCATCGTGAATTTGGCAGGGCCGAGCTTTTTATTGATGATAACCGTGACCTCTTCAGCCAGATGCCAGGCAATATTACATGTTGGGCAAGCCACGGAGACCTTGTTAAAAAATTACCTTCCGGGTTTCATGCGATTGCGCATACTCTAAATGCCCCGATAGCTGCAATCTCAAATAAAAAAACAAAGATCTATGGCGTCCAGTTCCATCCGGAGGTTACTCATACCGAAAAGGGAAGCCAGATTATAAGCAATTTCTTATTCAGGGTCTGCGGATGTTCCGGGCGCTGGACTATGCAGTCGTTTATAAAAGAAAGCATAGAAAATATTAAAAAAACAGTGGGCAAGGATAAAGTTGTTTTAGGCCTAAGCGGGGGCGTTGATTCATCCGTGGCAGCATTATTGATACATAGGGCTATAGGTAAAAATTTAAGGTGTATTTTTATTGATAACGGTGTATTAAGAAAAGATGAGCCGCAGCAGATTAAAAGCGTATTTAAGGAGATGTTCCATTTGAACCTTGATTACGTTGACAGGAGCAAGCGTTTCTTAGAGCGGCTTAAAGGGATAACTGACCCTGAAGAAAAAAGAAAGATAATCGGCAATGAATTTGTTAAAGTTTTTGAAGAGGAGGCTCTGAAAGTAAAAGGAGTAAAATATTTAGCGCAGGGAACACTTTACCCTGATGTTATTGAATCAGTTTCAGCTTTTGGCGGCCCTTCAAGCAGGATAAAAACACATCATAATGTCGGCGGCTTGCCTGCACATATGAAGCTTAAATTACTGGAGCCTTTGCGTGAATTATTCAAGGACGAGGTCCGCCAGATCGGCAGGAACATGAATTTACCCGATGTCATAATTAACCGTCAGCCTTTTCCCGGGCCCGGGCTTGCAATTAGGATAATTGGAGAGGTTACTATTGAAAGGCTTAATTTGCTCAGGGAAGTTGACCGCAGGGTGCTGGATGAAGTAAGGAAAGCTGGGCTCTATGAACAAATCTGGCAGTCTTTTGCGGTTTTATTGCCTATTAAAAGCGTGGGGGTAATGGGTGACGAGCGTACTTATGAGAACGTTGTGGCTCTTCGTTGTGTAACCAGCTCAGATGGAATGACCGCAGATTGGGCCAAGTTGCCGTACGAATTACTCGGCAAAATATCCAATCGTATAATAAATGAAGTAAAAGGTGTTAACCGCGTAGTCTACGATATAAGCTCAAAGCCTCCTGCGACGATAGAGTGGGAGTAA